The DNA region GGCAAATTCGAACACCTATGGGGATATTGATTTAATAAAGGAAAAAATCGAGTCATCTCTTATAGATAGTGGTATAGTTGGTATTTATATTGCAACAAGACCAGATGTTGTTAACAGTGAAAAACTGGATTATTTATCTTCGTTGAGTAAAGACTATGATCTCTTTTTAGAGTTAGGCTTACAGAGTATGCATAATAAAACCTTAAGATTTATAAATAGAGGGCATAGTTTGCTTGATTTTGAAAGGGCATACCTTGAGGCTAAGAAGAGGGGCATTAAAGTATGTGTACATATTATATTTGGTTTACCAAATGAGACTTATGAGATGATGTATGAAACAGTAAAGTATTTATCAAGTCTTAAAATAGATAGTATAAAATTTCATCATCTGCAGGTTGTTAAAGATACAAAATTAGCTGATTATTATAATGGCGGTGAGTTAATATTATTAAAAGAAGATGATTATATTGAACTTGTTTCACAATCGTTAACATTATTGCCAAAAAATGTAATAATATCTAGATTAGTTGGTGCATCTAATAGTGAATTATTGATATCCCCTAAATGGCCTATAAACACAACATCATTTTTAAATAAATTAAAAAAATTTATGTTAGAGAATAATCTATATCAGGGTAAGTATTATAAATGCTAATCTATTTTGAACCATCAATTCAGTTTATAGGTCACTTAATATCAGTTGTTGTTATTCTTATGATTCTATCAGGTAGAAGAGAAGCAAGGGCAACACTTTCCTGGCTTTTAATTGTTATAGTATTCCCTTATATTGGCGCTTTACTATATTTTATTTTTGGCTACCCAACAATAAAGATGATGGTGGATGTTAAACTTAAGAGAGACGTAAATATTGATATATACAGATATTATAATCAGTTAGAAGAATTTGAGAAGAATGAAAAGGGGCAAATGATTTTAAAGGTAACAAATTGTAGTCCCACATTATGTTCAAACTTTGAGATTTTTACAAGTGCCAGAGATAAATATAACCGACTTATTGATGATATAAAGAGGGCAAAATATTATATATTTCTTGAATACTATGTCTTTAGACAGGATGAAACTGGGAAATATTTTATAGATTTACTTGCTCGTAAAGCTTCAGAAGGAGTAAAGGTATATTTTTTATATGATGGTATTGGGGCTATGGGGCTTAGTATAAGGAGAGGGTTTTTGAGGCCTCTTGTTAAGGCCGGTGGTAAGGTTGGCGTATTTTTATCGCCCTTTAGTTTAAAGACATTCTTAAAACTAAATTTTAGAAATCATAGAAAAATAGCAATTGTAGATGGTGAGGTTTGTTATACTGGAGGGATGAATATAGGGAATGAATATATTGGCGAAGTCTTTAATCAGAGTAAATGGTATGATATTCATGCTCGTTTTTATGGGGATGCTGTCCATGAGGTTGAAGAGGTATTTGCAAGGGATTGGTATTTTTCTACTAATGAAAATTTGCAAGAACTTATAAGAAAACATGAACGTAAAGTTGGAGGTGATACTACTGTACAGGTTATTTCTTCGGGTCCAGACCAAAAGATACCACTTATCTATAATACATTATATACTGCTATATCCCTAGCAAAGGAGCGTATAGATATTATTACACCTTATTTAATTCCCGATCAGCCATTAATGGAACTCTTAAGGAATCTTGCTATGAGGGGAGTGAAAATAAGATTAATATTGCCAGGTTATAATAATCATCCTTTAGTTGCTTATGCCGGTAGATCATATTATGAGGATTTGTTAGAAGTTGGCATTGAGATATATGAAACAAAAGATGTTATGTTACACGCAAAGATTATCGTTATTGATAATGACTGGTGTACCTTGGGAACTGCCAATATGGATACGAGAAGTTTTATGTTAAATTTTGAATTGAATATTATTATCTATTCATATAATTTTGTTAAGAAAGTTGATGAGATAGTTCAAGATTATCTAGATGTATCAAAGAAAGTATATTATGAAGATTTTACAAAAAGGGCTTATATTAAAAGAATTTTCGAAGGTATTTGCAGAACAATTTCACCTGTATTATAATTTTTGATTGTATATAATACATATAATTATTATTTTAGAGATTGAAATAATTAATGCTTTTGTATAATAATAAAATAATTAAAAAAGGTATATATGAAAATATTAGTAACCAATGATGATGGGATTTATTCAGAGGGCATTTACTCATTATATAGTTCATTGAAGAGCATTGGAGAGGTATATGTAGTAGCACCAATAACTGAGCAATCTGCAGTTGGCCATGCTATTACAATAAACAATCCCTTAAAAATAAGCGAGGTTTATAGAAAAGATAAATATTTTGGCATAGGCGTTGATGGCACACCAGCAGATTGTGTTAAGTTGGCTTTTTCAGATATTATTAAGGATAAAATTGATTTAGTTGTTTCAGGCATTAATCATGGTGCAAATCTATGTAATAACATAATATATTCCGGTACAGTTTCAGCTGCTACAGAGGGGTCTATGTTAGGTGTGAAGTCTATAGCTATG from Deferribacterota bacterium includes:
- a CDS encoding TIGR01212 family radical SAM protein (This family includes YhcC from E. coli K-12, an uncharacterized radical SAM protein.), coding for MKKLYYSLSDYLKDKFGEKAYKISVDAGFSCPNRDGSKGYGGCIYCNSDAYVFTKGVDIETQVLNGIKRLKEKGINKYIIYFQANSNTYGDIDLIKEKIESSLIDSGIVGIYIATRPDVVNSEKLDYLSSLSKDYDLFLELGLQSMHNKTLRFINRGHSLLDFERAYLEAKKRGIKVCVHIIFGLPNETYEMMYETVKYLSSLKIDSIKFHHLQVVKDTKLADYYNGGELILLKEDDYIELVSQSLTLLPKNVIISRLVGASNSELLISPKWPINTTSFLNKLKKFMLENNLYQGKYYKC
- the cls gene encoding cardiolipin synthase; protein product: MLIYFEPSIQFIGHLISVVVILMILSGRREARATLSWLLIVIVFPYIGALLYFIFGYPTIKMMVDVKLKRDVNIDIYRYYNQLEEFEKNEKGQMILKVTNCSPTLCSNFEIFTSARDKYNRLIDDIKRAKYYIFLEYYVFRQDETGKYFIDLLARKASEGVKVYFLYDGIGAMGLSIRRGFLRPLVKAGGKVGVFLSPFSLKTFLKLNFRNHRKIAIVDGEVCYTGGMNIGNEYIGEVFNQSKWYDIHARFYGDAVHEVEEVFARDWYFSTNENLQELIRKHERKVGGDTTVQVISSGPDQKIPLIYNTLYTAISLAKERIDIITPYLIPDQPLMELLRNLAMRGVKIRLILPGYNNHPLVAYAGRSYYEDLLEVGIEIYETKDVMLHAKIIVIDNDWCTLGTANMDTRSFMLNFELNIIIYSYNFVKKVDEIVQDYLDVSKKVYYEDFTKRAYIKRIFEGICRTISPVL